CATCGGGGGTACGTATCAGGTAGACTTTTCGTGAGAGTTCCATCACCGGTGGCATCTGACTCAGATCCATCACGACTGCACCTCGGCGGATGATCACGTATTTGATAAATCCATTTTCTCCCCTGATAGGATTTCCATTCTCGTCCAAGACAGGAGTGGTCTTCGTTGTGAGTACAGGGCTGACAGGGCGATAGCCTTGCACGACACCGTTTTGATCGCTGTGAGAGATCGCCACTACATAGTCAACATCCGTCTCAAACTTATCTGCACTTGGGATTTCGACCTTTTCAGACAGAAGGGTGGCAGAGGTCTCAAAAGCTGCACCCATGGCACCGATAGCAGAACTCTTGCCACCATTGGTACGGATATCAGCTCTGTGAAATGCCATATCCCAGTTCGTAAGCTCTCTACTCTGCTCGTCCGAGATGTAGACAATTCCCTCCTTGAAAGAGAAGTAAACGAATGTCTCATAAGCACTGACATCGAAGGTGACACTCTTCACCTCGATCCCTGTAGAAGGGTCTACTTTGGGGTCGTCGGTCTTATCATCATTGGGATCAGGAGTGGGGATCTCCTTTTCGGGCTCAGGCTTAGGGTCGTCAGGGCGTGTCTTTTTACAAGACATGGTCAAGGTGAGGAGCATGAGCATCATGCCCACTGCTCGAAGAAATGTGTATGGTCTCATAGTCTGATTCTTTATTTAGAAGTTTAGATAGATAACGTTACGCCT
This is a stretch of genomic DNA from Porphyromonas cangingivalis. It encodes these proteins:
- a CDS encoding HmuY family protein, which gives rise to MRPYTFLRAVGMMLMLLTLTMSCKKTRPDDPKPEPEKEIPTPDPNDDKTDDPKVDPSTGIEVKSVTFDVSAYETFVYFSFKEGIVYISDEQSRELTNWDMAFHRADIRTNGGKSSAIGAMGAAFETSATLLSEKVEIPSADKFETDVDYVVAISHSDQNGVVQGYRPVSPVLTTKTTPVLDENGNPIRGENGFIKYVIIRRGAVVMDLSQMPPVMELSRKVYLIRTPDGSYAKVKITKYARKPGTPMGDPGRILRMDYVYPVK